From a region of the Castanea sativa cultivar Marrone di Chiusa Pesio chromosome 10, ASM4071231v1 genome:
- the LOC142612930 gene encoding putative transcriptional regulatory protein At2g25830 produces the protein MGSSSMRAFGSILHRFSNGFSSKCPIPIPFAVKRNCLLSRKLSSLSTISTYTSLFLYENKCIDNNNVLQVRKLWTVSPLCMGRRSSKIAGRKGAQDAKKAKLYSRIGKEVVSAVKKGGPSPISNMTLAAVLEKAKELDVPKEILDRNIKRASEKGQEAYIEKIYEVYGYGGASMVVEVSTDKINRSVAKIREVVKDYGGKMADSGSVMFKFRRVRVVNVKVTDVDKDQLLVIALDAGAEDVIEPPVYEDETEEDRLESQYKIVSSSDNYTAILSKLRDEGIKFEPDNGSELLPLTAIEVDDEAMDLNKELMSKLLELDDVDAVYTDQL, from the exons ATGGGCTCGTCGTCAATGAGAGCATTTGGATCAATTCTTCACAGATTCTCTAATGGGTTTTCCTCCAAATGCCCCATTCCCATTCCCTTTGCTGTCAAAA GAAACTGTTTGCTAAGCAGAAAGTTATCATCTTTATCAACAATATCAACGTATACCTCGTTGTTTTTGTATGAAAACAAGTGcattgataataataatgttcTTCAAGTGAGAAAGTTATGGACTGTCTCTCCTCTCTGTATGGGCAGGCGTTCCAGCAAAATCGCTGGCagaaag GGGGCACAAGATGCAAAGAAGGCAAAGCTGTATTCGAGGATCGGGAAGGAAGTCGTATCTGC TGTTAAGAAAGGGGGTCCAAGTCCTATATCTAATATGACTTTGGCTGCTGTACTTGAGAAAGCCAAGGAGCTTGATGTACCAAAGGAAATTCTGGACCGCAACATCAAGAGAGCATCTGAGAAGGGACAAGAAGCTTACATCGAGAAAATCTATGAG gtATATGGTTATGGTGGAGCTAGTATGGTAGTTGAGGTGTCAACTGATAAGATTAATCGCTCTGTGGCAAAAATTAGAGAGGTAGTGAAGGACTATGGGGGAAAGATGGCAGATTCAGGATCTGTAATGTTCAAGTTCAGACGTGTCCGGGTCGTAAATGTAAAGGTCACAGATGTTGACAAAGATCAGCTTCTTGTCATTGCATTAGATGCTGGTGCTGAGGATGTTATTGAACCTCCAGTGTATGAAGATGAAACTGAAGAAGATAGGTTGGAAAG CCAATATAAAATTGTAAGTTCATCAGATAACTATACAGCAATATTGTCAAAACTACGTGATGAAGGAATAAAGTTTGAGCCTGATAATGGTTCTGAGCTGCTTCCATTAACCGCTATAGAG GTAGATGATGAGGCTATGGACTTGAACAAAGAACTTATGAGCAAGTTACTTGAACTTGATGATGTTGATGCCGTTTATACGGACCAGCTGTGA